In one window of Catalinimonas alkaloidigena DNA:
- a CDS encoding DUF885 domain-containing protein: MSYFKRNCFVPTLAGLVALLALCQCSSPTPQERPVRYDIRFDSLKNHMVEALWDLNPTSALWAGRHEHDSLLTIPTPQFRKKEAAFYARWHDSLAAYPVDSLSTQNQIDYYILQDLIASEVWYADTFQAYTWNPATWNVGGSFAEILNGRYDARDTRLRAIANRLQYVPAYYATARATLGTPTLPHTELGILQNQGALTAVFGPAMVDSLAASGLTDEEKGQFQARLDSARHAIEAYIAFLKETQTRLTPASAKSFRIGPEPFRRKFALDIVSRYTADEVYQKALDRKAYLHHHMDSLANLLWPKYFSGQTPPTDSLQKIRRVIDAVAQTHTDRDAFVETVRQQIPELIAFVDQHDLLTQDPEKPLVVRETPLYMRGGGAGASVSAPGPYDPTADTYYNVTPLDDYDAAGAESYLREYNQYTLQILNIHEAIPGHYTQLVYSNKSPSIIKSLFGNGAMVEGWAVYSELMMLEEGYENSPEMWLMYDKWNLRVTTNAILDHLVQTTDFSEQEAYDFLIGEAFQERAEAEGKWRRARLSQVQLSSYFTGFTEIYALREELKQRMGDDFDLKAFHEEFLSYGSAPVKYIRQLMLENHPASK, translated from the coding sequence ATGTCATATTTCAAACGCAACTGTTTCGTTCCTACGCTGGCGGGTTTGGTGGCCCTTCTGGCGCTCTGCCAATGCAGTTCTCCTACACCGCAGGAGAGGCCGGTACGCTACGACATCCGGTTCGACTCGCTCAAAAACCATATGGTCGAAGCGCTTTGGGACCTGAATCCTACGTCGGCGCTGTGGGCAGGACGGCACGAACACGACTCGCTGCTCACCATTCCGACGCCCCAGTTCCGTAAAAAGGAAGCAGCTTTCTACGCCCGTTGGCACGATAGCCTGGCGGCCTATCCAGTCGATTCGCTTTCCACTCAGAATCAGATCGATTACTACATCTTGCAGGACCTGATTGCATCGGAAGTGTGGTACGCCGATACGTTTCAGGCCTACACCTGGAATCCCGCCACCTGGAACGTGGGCGGCAGCTTTGCGGAAATTCTGAACGGCCGCTACGACGCCCGCGACACCCGCCTCCGGGCCATTGCCAACCGCCTGCAGTACGTTCCCGCCTACTACGCTACGGCCCGCGCCACGCTGGGCACCCCGACCCTCCCCCATACCGAGCTGGGAATCCTGCAAAATCAGGGCGCACTTACGGCGGTGTTCGGCCCGGCCATGGTCGATTCACTGGCGGCATCGGGACTCACCGACGAAGAGAAAGGGCAGTTTCAGGCCCGGCTCGATTCCGCCCGGCACGCCATTGAGGCCTACATCGCATTTCTGAAAGAAACCCAAACCCGTTTGACACCCGCCTCGGCCAAAAGTTTCCGCATCGGGCCGGAACCGTTCCGGCGCAAGTTTGCGCTCGACATTGTGTCCAGGTATACGGCCGACGAGGTGTACCAGAAGGCGCTGGACCGGAAGGCATACCTTCACCACCACATGGACTCGCTGGCCAATTTGCTCTGGCCCAAGTACTTTTCGGGGCAAACGCCACCCACCGATTCCCTGCAAAAAATCCGGCGGGTGATCGACGCGGTAGCACAAACCCACACCGATCGCGATGCGTTCGTAGAAACCGTTCGGCAGCAGATTCCGGAATTGATTGCCTTTGTGGACCAACACGATTTGCTGACGCAAGACCCCGAAAAGCCGCTGGTGGTGCGCGAAACGCCGCTCTACATGCGGGGCGGTGGCGCAGGGGCGTCAGTTTCCGCCCCCGGGCCGTACGATCCGACAGCCGATACGTACTATAATGTGACACCGCTGGATGACTACGATGCCGCCGGGGCCGAGAGTTACCTGCGCGAGTACAACCAGTACACACTACAGATCCTGAACATTCACGAGGCCATTCCGGGCCACTATACCCAGTTGGTGTACAGCAACAAATCCCCCTCGATCATCAAAAGCTTGTTCGGCAACGGTGCGATGGTAGAGGGTTGGGCGGTTTACAGCGAACTGATGATGCTGGAAGAAGGCTACGAAAATTCGCCGGAAATGTGGCTGATGTACGACAAGTGGAACCTGCGCGTCACGACCAACGCCATTCTCGACCACTTGGTGCAGACCACCGACTTTTCGGAGCAAGAGGCGTACGATTTCCTGATTGGGGAAGCGTTTCAGGAACGCGCCGAAGCCGAAGGAAAATGGCGACGTGCGCGGCTGTCGCAGGTACAACTCAGCAGCTACTTCACCGGTTTCACCGAAATTTATGCCCTGCGTGAGGAGCTAAAGCAGCGCATGGGCGACGACTTTGACCTGAAGGCCTTTCACGAAGAATTTCTCAGCTACGGCAGTGCGCCGGTCAAATACATCCGTCAGTTGATGTTAGAAAACCATCCGGCCTCGAAGTGA
- a CDS encoding LacI family DNA-binding transcriptional regulator, which produces MKKTQATIVDIAHALNISPSTVSRALKDHPRISKKTREAVKALAKELDYQPNPLALSLLNRRTHTIGVILPEITHHFFSAAISGIQETALAAGYNVMFCQSNERQEQEEAAATTLLRNKVDGLLASITRETKSDEHFEAFRRRGVPVVFFDRAPETQGVSKVVVDDYDGAFQAVEHLIERGARRIAHLMGSESLPISHERLQGYRAALKKHGLPTDEELIGYTNIEREQTRAATEKLLALPQPPDGIFAFNDYIALFTLQLLRERKIRIPEDIALVGFSNDPLGTIVEPHLTTIAQPAFEMGQTATRILLEQIEAGGDVEVEPTTTILRTHMIVRGSSVPEAEALL; this is translated from the coding sequence ATGAAGAAAACTCAGGCAACCATAGTTGATATTGCCCACGCACTTAACATTTCTCCTTCTACCGTGTCGCGGGCGTTGAAAGACCACCCGCGCATCAGCAAAAAGACCCGCGAAGCCGTCAAGGCGCTGGCCAAAGAGCTAGATTATCAACCCAACCCCCTGGCCCTTAGCTTGTTGAATCGACGCACCCACACCATCGGGGTGATTTTACCGGAGATTACGCACCACTTTTTTTCGGCGGCGATCAGCGGCATTCAGGAAACGGCGCTGGCGGCAGGCTATAACGTGATGTTCTGCCAATCGAACGAACGACAAGAACAGGAAGAAGCCGCCGCCACAACGCTGCTTCGCAACAAAGTCGACGGGCTGCTGGCATCCATCACCCGCGAAACCAAATCGGACGAACATTTTGAGGCCTTTCGGCGGCGGGGCGTGCCGGTGGTGTTTTTTGACCGTGCTCCCGAAACACAGGGCGTCTCGAAAGTGGTGGTCGACGACTACGACGGCGCTTTTCAGGCGGTGGAACATTTGATTGAACGCGGGGCGCGCCGCATTGCGCACCTGATGGGCTCGGAATCGCTGCCGATTAGCCACGAGCGGTTGCAGGGATACCGGGCAGCGTTGAAAAAACACGGCCTTCCGACCGACGAAGAACTGATCGGCTATACCAACATTGAGCGGGAACAGACGCGGGCGGCTACAGAAAAGTTGCTGGCGCTGCCCCAGCCACCCGATGGCATCTTCGCCTTCAACGACTACATCGCGCTCTTTACGCTGCAACTGCTGCGGGAGCGGAAAATCCGCATTCCCGAAGACATCGCGCTGGTGGGCTTCTCGAACGATCCGCTCGGAACCATCGTGGAGCCGCACTTGACCACCATTGCTCAGCCCGCTTTCGAGATGGGGCAGACGGCTACGCGCATTCTGTTGGAACAGATCGAAGCCGGAGGAGATGTGGAAGTTGAACCCACCACCACGATTTTGCGCACGCACATGATCGTACGCGGCTCGTCGGTCCCTGAAGCCGAAGCCCTGCTGTAA
- a CDS encoding c-type cytochrome produces the protein MKLTLILALLSVVVLPSFVESNDDDLQASMERGKTVYSNLCIACHMAEGQGMAGVFPPLAESDYLMADKARSIKIALVGLQGPVTVNGVTYQGAMPATGLSDQEVADVLNYVRNSWGNKGEIVKLEEVKKVREGTK, from the coding sequence ATGAAACTCACCCTTATTCTGGCACTGCTGAGTGTGGTGGTGCTGCCCTCTTTTGTAGAATCGAACGACGATGACCTGCAGGCCAGCATGGAGCGGGGCAAAACCGTTTACAGTAACCTGTGTATCGCCTGCCATATGGCCGAAGGGCAGGGCATGGCCGGGGTTTTTCCGCCGTTGGCCGAATCCGACTACTTGATGGCCGACAAAGCCCGTTCGATCAAAATCGCCTTGGTGGGCCTGCAAGGTCCCGTTACCGTAAACGGTGTCACGTACCAGGGCGCAATGCCCGCGACAGGATTGAGTGACCAGGAAGTAGCAGACGTGCTGAACTATGTGCGGAACAGTTGGGGCAACAAAGGCGAAATTGTAAAGTTGGAAGAAGTGAAAAAAGTACGGGAGGGAACAAAATGA
- a CDS encoding DinB family protein → MHPTEEIIDLINRSLQSFQTIPEEAWSAKKSPTVWSKRELLGHLIDSAMNNLRRFVVSQYEPAPHVVYDQEAWVALQDYQHADTQELILLWQLLNQQLVRTVNRISDEQMLLTCNTSKEGAPELRTLHYLVEDYVVHLKHHLQQLAHR, encoded by the coding sequence ATGCACCCGACCGAGGAAATCATCGACCTGATCAACCGCAGTTTGCAGTCGTTTCAGACGATCCCGGAAGAGGCGTGGTCGGCCAAGAAAAGCCCGACGGTCTGGTCCAAACGCGAACTACTGGGCCACCTGATCGACAGCGCGATGAACAACCTGCGGCGGTTTGTGGTGAGTCAGTACGAACCTGCACCCCATGTGGTCTACGATCAGGAGGCATGGGTCGCTTTACAGGATTACCAGCACGCCGACACGCAGGAGCTGATTCTGCTCTGGCAACTGCTCAATCAACAACTGGTGCGCACCGTAAACCGCATCTCCGACGAGCAGATGCTTCTTACCTGCAACACAAGCAAGGAGGGGGCGCCGGAACTCCGCACGTTGCACTATCTGGTGGAAGATTATGTGGTTCATCTGAAGCACCACTTGCAGCAACTAGCGCATCGATGA
- a CDS encoding NTP transferase domain-containing protein: MPKRKSTVGGIILAAGNSSRMGEPKQLLPFGELNFLQHAVSIGTEAGLEPLVVVLGANASKMRRELLKYPVQMVINRDWQTGMGSSIQVGIKALRQLAPTLKAAAIMLCDQPLIDAAYIKQLVAAYKKSPKEIVASRYSGEPNGRTIGAPALFSCELFDELEQLSGDEGARHIIRNHLTDVELLDCPHGLLDVDTPEAYSQLMQQTQAAV, translated from the coding sequence ATGCCTAAACGTAAATCTACTGTCGGGGGAATCATCCTGGCAGCTGGAAACTCGTCCCGTATGGGAGAACCTAAACAACTCCTTCCTTTTGGTGAACTTAACTTCTTACAACACGCCGTTTCGATCGGCACCGAAGCGGGCCTAGAGCCGCTGGTCGTGGTGTTGGGCGCCAACGCTTCCAAGATGCGCCGCGAATTGCTGAAATACCCTGTGCAAATGGTCATCAACCGCGATTGGCAGACCGGCATGGGGTCGTCCATTCAGGTGGGAATCAAAGCCCTCCGCCAGTTGGCACCGACGTTGAAGGCCGCGGCGATTATGCTGTGCGACCAACCGCTGATCGATGCCGCTTACATCAAGCAACTGGTGGCGGCTTACAAAAAGTCGCCGAAAGAAATTGTGGCTTCGCGGTATAGTGGCGAACCCAACGGCAGGACCATCGGCGCACCTGCTTTGTTCTCCTGCGAATTGTTCGACGAGTTAGAGCAACTGAGCGGCGACGAAGGAGCCCGTCACATCATCCGTAACCATTTGACTGATGTCGAGTTGCTGGATTGCCCGCATGGCTTGCTCGATGTGGATACGCCCGAAGCATATTCTCAACTCATGCAACAGACCCAAGCTGCCGTCTAG
- a CDS encoding XdhC family protein, with product MKEIKAILEAYDRAVSSEAPPVALATVVHVRGSSYRRPGARMLMFERGRWIGAISGGCLEGDALRRAQEVTRSGEPRLVTYDTTNDADARSLGVGLGCQGVIDVLIEPLVHPAAQQHLDSLRTLAERREASVLATVFRTEGTLELPLALHQLVSRQEPIAPLSTDSIDEVLQQERSAVRTFTTAEGSADVLLEYVAPELEVLIFGAGFDAQPVVTLAHQLGWRVVVTDDCVVHVAPKRFPEASCVVYAGRTEAVPQLQPGRFSAAVLLSHNYEYDLAVLRTLLPTEVAYIGILGPRKKWERMQDALAAEGAPTEDPRIFSPIGLDLGAETPEEIALSIVAEIQAFFRKRTGGMLRNKTGPIHVPIDSKNVELSL from the coding sequence ATGAAAGAGATCAAAGCCATTCTGGAAGCCTACGACCGGGCAGTAAGCAGCGAAGCACCGCCCGTAGCCCTGGCAACGGTTGTACACGTACGCGGGTCGTCGTACCGACGGCCGGGTGCCCGGATGCTGATGTTTGAACGAGGACGTTGGATCGGGGCCATCAGTGGGGGATGCCTGGAAGGCGATGCCCTGCGGAGGGCGCAGGAAGTGACGCGCAGCGGCGAACCACGCCTGGTGACGTACGATACTACCAACGATGCCGACGCGCGCAGCCTGGGCGTCGGGCTCGGGTGTCAGGGCGTGATCGACGTGTTGATCGAACCTTTGGTGCATCCGGCCGCGCAGCAGCACCTAGATAGCCTGCGCACGTTGGCAGAACGGCGCGAGGCGTCGGTGCTGGCCACGGTTTTTCGGACAGAAGGTACGCTGGAACTACCGCTGGCTCTGCACCAGCTGGTGTCCCGCCAGGAGCCCATCGCACCGCTTTCTACCGATAGTATCGACGAAGTGCTGCAACAGGAACGCTCGGCCGTGCGCACCTTCACGACGGCGGAAGGGAGTGCCGATGTATTGCTGGAATACGTAGCGCCTGAACTTGAAGTGCTTATTTTTGGTGCCGGTTTCGACGCCCAGCCGGTGGTGACATTGGCCCACCAACTGGGCTGGCGCGTCGTCGTTACAGACGATTGCGTTGTGCACGTAGCGCCCAAGCGATTCCCTGAAGCTTCGTGTGTGGTGTATGCAGGCCGGACCGAAGCCGTACCGCAGTTGCAACCCGGACGTTTCTCGGCGGCGGTGTTGCTTTCTCACAACTACGAATACGATCTGGCCGTTTTACGGACGTTGCTGCCTACAGAGGTAGCGTACATCGGCATTTTGGGCCCGCGTAAAAAATGGGAACGGATGCAGGACGCGCTGGCGGCTGAAGGCGCGCCTACGGAAGATCCGCGCATTTTTTCGCCCATCGGGCTGGACCTGGGTGCCGAAACGCCCGAGGAAATTGCCCTTTCGATCGTAGCCGAAATTCAGGCTTTTTTCCGGAAGCGGACCGGAGGGATGCTGCGTAACAAAACAGGTCCGATTCACGTACCTATAGATTCAAAGAACGTAGAACTCTCTCTTTAA